A window from Bosea sp. ANAM02 encodes these proteins:
- a CDS encoding DUF2189 domain-containing protein: MANLDGTVHDIVSLQQPRVRTITTRDLTEALLHGWEDFKAQPSHLVFIALIYPVAGILLAQLTVSYNIFPLLFPLLSGFALLGPFAAIGLYEISRRREKGMDSSWVHAFEVLRSPSIGQIALLGAMLTGIFLAWLFSAWFLYRGILGLPADVSTADFLRAVFTTGDGWIMMVIGNAIGLLLAILAFSISVVSFPLIIDRHVDAPTAIRTSIAAVEANPRVMMIWGLMVTGLLVLGCLPMLVGLIVVMPVLGHATWHLYRKVVG; this comes from the coding sequence ATGGCCAATCTCGACGGCACAGTTCACGACATTGTTTCGCTCCAGCAGCCGCGCGTCAGGACGATCACCACGCGGGACCTGACCGAGGCGCTGCTACACGGCTGGGAGGATTTCAAGGCACAGCCGAGCCATCTCGTCTTCATCGCCCTGATCTACCCCGTCGCCGGCATCCTGCTGGCGCAGCTCACCGTGAGCTACAACATCTTTCCCTTGCTCTTCCCGCTGCTCTCGGGCTTCGCGCTGCTCGGCCCCTTCGCCGCGATCGGGCTCTACGAGATCAGCCGCCGGCGCGAGAAGGGCATGGACTCGTCCTGGGTCCACGCCTTCGAGGTGCTGCGCTCGCCCTCGATCGGGCAGATCGCCCTGCTCGGCGCGATGCTGACCGGCATCTTCCTCGCCTGGCTGTTCAGCGCCTGGTTCCTCTATCGCGGCATCCTCGGCCTGCCGGCCGATGTCTCGACCGCCGATTTTCTGCGCGCGGTTTTCACCACGGGCGACGGCTGGATCATGATGGTGATCGGCAATGCGATCGGGCTCCTGCTGGCGATCCTCGCCTTCTCGATCTCGGTCGTGTCCTTCCCGCTGATCATCGACCGGCATGTCGACGCGCCGACCGCGATCCGCACCTCGATCGCCGCCGTCGAGGCCAACCCGCGCGTGATGATGATCTGGGGCCTGATGGTGACCGGCTTGCTGGTGCTCGGCTGCCTGCCGATGCTGGTCGGCCTGATCGTGGTCATGCCGGTGCTCGGTCATGCAACCTGGCACCTCTACCGCAAGGTCGTGGGCTGA
- the ligA gene encoding NAD-dependent DNA ligase LigA, producing the protein MSDAADSAPSETPIAELTPRKAKAEHKLLAAAVQAANDAYFQDDQPIMDDAAYDAKRRRLVALEEAFPALKQENDVSAKVGAKPSGKFAKIRHRVPMLSLDNAFSDEAVAEFVGRVYRFLGRKEEDGIAFTAEPKIDGLSLSLRYEKGELVAAATRGDGEEGEDVTANARTISEIPKTLAGPDVPDIAEVRGEVYLGHADFAGINERQREKGLPEFANPRNAAAGSLRQLDVSVTASRPLRFFAYAWGEMPVLPAPTQFGVVEAFRRWGFRTNPLMKRCESVAELIAQYRLIESQRATLGYDIDGVVYKVDDLALQARLGFVSRAPRWAIAHKFPAELATTVLEAIDIQVGRTGALSPVARLKPVTVGGVVVTNATLHNEDYIRGFDSRGLPIRDGTDIRIGDTVTVKRAGDVIPRVEAVDLSKRPADSKPYEFPTLCPACGSHATRELNPRSGKEDAIRRCTGGLICPAQAVERLKHFVSRDALDIDGLGDKQIEFFHGDADLPVREPADIFTLAARDAANLKKLKDKEGFGAVSAKKLFDAIEDRRTPPLNRFIFGLGIRHIGETTARLLARHYGSFEALRAAGIAAADEASPERQELGAIDSVGPTVVEALVEFFGEPHNEELLDRLLAQVSPQPLEAVASASPVAGKIVVFTGALERMTRDEAKAMAERLGAKVAGSVSSKTDLLVAGPGAGSKLKDATKHGVEVIDEAGWFDLVGG; encoded by the coding sequence ATGAGCGACGCCGCAGATTCCGCCCCCTCCGAAACGCCGATCGCGGAGCTGACGCCGCGCAAGGCGAAGGCCGAGCACAAGCTGCTCGCGGCCGCGGTACAGGCCGCCAACGACGCCTATTTCCAGGACGACCAGCCGATCATGGACGACGCCGCCTATGACGCGAAGCGTCGCCGGCTCGTCGCACTGGAGGAGGCTTTTCCAGCGCTGAAGCAGGAGAACGACGTCAGCGCCAAGGTCGGCGCCAAGCCTTCCGGCAAGTTCGCCAAGATCCGGCATCGCGTGCCGATGCTCTCGCTCGACAATGCCTTCTCGGACGAGGCCGTCGCCGAGTTCGTGGGACGGGTCTACCGCTTCCTCGGCCGCAAGGAGGAGGACGGCATCGCCTTCACCGCCGAGCCCAAGATCGACGGGCTTTCGCTCTCGCTGCGCTACGAGAAGGGCGAGCTGGTCGCGGCGGCGACGCGCGGCGACGGCGAGGAGGGCGAGGATGTTACCGCTAACGCTCGCACCATCTCCGAAATCCCCAAGACGCTCGCCGGGCCGGATGTGCCTGACATCGCCGAAGTGCGCGGCGAAGTCTATCTGGGGCATGCCGATTTCGCTGGTATCAACGAGCGCCAGCGCGAGAAGGGGCTGCCCGAATTCGCCAATCCGCGCAATGCGGCGGCGGGCTCGCTGCGCCAGCTCGATGTCAGCGTCACCGCATCGCGGCCCTTGCGCTTCTTTGCCTATGCCTGGGGCGAGATGCCGGTGCTGCCGGCGCCGACGCAGTTCGGCGTGGTCGAGGCCTTCCGGCGTTGGGGCTTCCGCACCAACCCGCTGATGAAGCGCTGCGAGAGCGTGGCGGAACTGATCGCGCAATACCGGCTGATCGAGAGCCAGCGCGCGACGCTCGGTTACGATATCGACGGCGTGGTCTACAAGGTCGACGATCTCGCGCTGCAGGCCCGGCTCGGCTTCGTCTCGCGGGCGCCGCGCTGGGCGATCGCGCATAAATTCCCGGCCGAATTGGCGACGACCGTGCTGGAGGCGATCGACATCCAGGTCGGACGCACCGGCGCGCTTTCGCCGGTGGCGCGCCTGAAGCCGGTGACCGTCGGCGGCGTCGTCGTGACCAACGCGACGCTGCATAACGAAGATTACATCCGCGGCTTCGATTCCAGGGGCCTGCCGATCCGCGACGGCACCGATATCCGCATCGGCGACACGGTGACGGTGAAGCGCGCCGGCGATGTCATCCCGCGCGTCGAGGCGGTCGATCTGTCGAAGCGCCCGGCGGATTCGAAGCCCTACGAGTTCCCGACGCTGTGCCCGGCCTGCGGCAGCCATGCGACGCGCGAGCTCAATCCGCGCTCCGGCAAGGAAGACGCCATTCGCCGCTGCACCGGCGGCCTGATCTGTCCGGCGCAGGCGGTCGAGCGGCTCAAGCATTTCGTCTCGCGCGACGCGCTGGATATCGACGGGCTCGGCGACAAGCAGATCGAGTTCTTTCATGGCGATGCCGATCTTCCCGTCAGGGAGCCGGCCGATATCTTCACGCTGGCTGCGCGCGATGCAGCCAATCTCAAGAAGCTGAAGGACAAGGAGGGCTTCGGCGCGGTCAGCGCCAAGAAGCTGTTCGATGCGATCGAGGACCGGCGCACCCCGCCGCTCAATCGCTTCATCTTCGGCCTCGGTATCCGCCATATCGGCGAGACCACGGCGCGCCTGCTGGCGCGGCATTACGGCTCGTTCGAGGCGCTGCGGGCGGCCGGCATCGCGGCTGCCGACGAAGCCTCGCCGGAGCGGCAGGAGCTCGGCGCCATCGACAGCGTCGGCCCGACCGTGGTCGAGGCTCTCGTCGAGTTCTTCGGCGAGCCGCATAACGAGGAGTTGCTCGACCGCCTGCTGGCGCAGGTCTCGCCACAGCCTTTGGAGGCGGTTGCGTCGGCGAGCCCCGTCGCCGGCAAGATCGTGGTCTTCACCGGCGCGCTGGAGCGGATGACCCGCGACGAGGCCAAGGCGATGGCCGAGCGGCTGGGCGCCAAGGTCGCGGGCTCGGTCTCGTCGAAGACCGATCTGCTCGTCGCCGGGCCGGGGGCGGGGTCGAAGCTCAAGGATGCCACCAAGCACGGTGTCGAGGTGATCGACGAGGCCGGGTGGTTCGATCTGGTGGGCGGGTAG
- a CDS encoding AraC family transcriptional regulator, whose protein sequence is MQSISQEQALLETPLRAGESAHLFAARRFDGLEFLAATFRTHAYAPHAHDTYAIGTIEMGCEVWHARGQKLYAGPGDIVMNHPLDVHDGAPSEGGYRYRMSYPSVELMQEIAASLTGGEAVGTPFFRDPVVQDPAGAALFSVAHRLLEEGIDALAGEEALLRAYAHMLARHADLSVRAVGREDGPVARTRRAIEARYEEDLSLADLAALAGLPRHHLIRAFRRETGLTPHAYLIDVRVRRARERLRRGESLGEVAAATGFCDQPHLTRAFKARLGVTPGAFRAAHAG, encoded by the coding sequence ATGCAGTCGATCTCGCAGGAACAGGCCTTGCTGGAGACCCCGCTCAGGGCGGGGGAGAGCGCGCATCTGTTCGCCGCGCGCCGCTTCGACGGGCTCGAATTCCTCGCGGCGACCTTCCGCACCCACGCCTATGCCCCGCATGCCCATGACACCTATGCGATCGGCACGATCGAGATGGGTTGCGAAGTCTGGCATGCGCGCGGGCAGAAGCTCTATGCCGGCCCCGGCGACATCGTGATGAACCACCCGCTCGACGTCCATGACGGCGCGCCGAGCGAGGGCGGCTATCGCTACCGGATGAGCTATCCTTCCGTCGAACTGATGCAGGAGATCGCGGCGTCGCTGACGGGCGGCGAGGCAGTCGGCACGCCGTTCTTCCGCGATCCCGTCGTGCAGGACCCGGCCGGTGCCGCGCTGTTCAGCGTTGCGCATCGCCTGCTGGAAGAAGGCATCGACGCGCTGGCGGGCGAGGAGGCGCTGCTGCGCGCCTATGCCCATATGCTGGCGCGCCATGCCGACCTCTCGGTGCGAGCGGTCGGGCGCGAGGACGGGCCGGTGGCGCGCACGCGCCGGGCGATCGAGGCACGCTACGAGGAAGACCTCTCGCTGGCCGATCTCGCGGCGCTGGCCGGTTTGCCGCGCCACCACCTGATCCGGGCCTTCCGGCGCGAGACCGGGCTGACGCCGCATGCCTATCTCATCGACGTGCGCGTGCGGCGGGCGCGCGAGCGATTGCGGCGCGGCGAGAGCCTGGGCGAGGTCGCAGCTGCGACGGGCTTCTGCGACCAGCCGCATCTGACGCGGGCCTTCAAGGCGCGGCTCGGGGTGACGCCCGGCGCCTTCCGCGCGGCGCATGCCGGCTGA
- a CDS encoding AzlC family ABC transporter permease, producing MSTMRDDIRRGLNDIWPAAVAAAPIGLLFGAVAASKGLSPLEVFLMSIMVFAGGAQFAAIELWASPAPVAALVFSTLLINARHVLMGASLAPKLQGFSRWQKFLGLYYMADENWALAEKRARTHRLTPAYWFAMVIPFVAGWLINSTLGAMIGAVLGDPKRLGADFAFTALFIALVAAFWKGRVTFWTVVAAGIASAVTYRLAGPPWHVAAGALCGLLAAWLAAGSEEQPVTEEAKA from the coding sequence ATGTCGACGATGCGTGACGACATCAGGCGCGGCCTGAACGATATCTGGCCGGCTGCCGTGGCGGCGGCGCCGATCGGCCTGCTCTTCGGTGCGGTCGCGGCCAGCAAGGGGCTCTCGCCCCTGGAAGTCTTCCTGATGAGCATCATGGTCTTTGCCGGCGGGGCGCAGTTCGCCGCGATCGAGCTCTGGGCGAGCCCGGCGCCGGTCGCCGCGCTGGTGTTCTCGACGCTGCTCATCAACGCGCGCCATGTGCTGATGGGCGCCTCGCTCGCGCCGAAGCTCCAGGGCTTCAGCCGCTGGCAGAAATTCCTCGGCCTCTACTACATGGCCGACGAGAACTGGGCGCTGGCCGAGAAGCGCGCCCGCACGCACCGCCTGACGCCGGCCTACTGGTTCGCGATGGTCATCCCCTTCGTTGCGGGCTGGCTGATCAACTCGACGCTCGGCGCGATGATCGGCGCGGTGCTCGGCGATCCCAAGCGGCTCGGTGCCGATTTCGCCTTCACGGCGCTGTTCATCGCGCTCGTCGCCGCCTTCTGGAAGGGGCGGGTGACGTTCTGGACGGTCGTGGCTGCCGGCATCGCCTCGGCCGTGACCTATCGATTGGCGGGGCCGCCCTGGCATGTCGCGGCGGGGGCGCTCTGCGGATTGCTGGCGGCCTGGCTCGCGGCGGGTAGCGAAGAGCAGCCGGTCACCGAGGAGGCCAAGGCGTGA
- a CDS encoding AzlD domain-containing protein: MSVDPINLLAFLGMAIVTYFTRVAGLALAGRLSLSPRAQAAFDAIPPAVLIAVIAPSALATGWAETAAAAVTALAATRLPLLGVVAVGVVAVVGFRMVM, translated from the coding sequence GTGAGCGTCGATCCGATCAATCTCCTCGCCTTCCTCGGCATGGCGATCGTGACCTATTTCACGCGCGTTGCCGGGCTCGCTCTGGCCGGGCGGCTCAGCCTCTCGCCGCGGGCGCAGGCCGCCTTCGACGCGATCCCGCCCGCCGTGCTGATCGCGGTGATCGCGCCGAGCGCGCTCGCGACCGGCTGGGCCGAGACGGCCGCCGCGGCGGTCACGGCGCTCGCGGCGACGCGGCTGCCCTTGCTGGGCGTGGTTGCGGTTGGCGTGGTTGCGGTGGTCGGGTTCAGGATGGTGATGTGA
- a CDS encoding aminopeptidase P family protein has translation MTDSTLPTCRFQSFSEPSDPKLVAGRVAALRKALAAQGLDGFIVPRADEHQGEYVPAHMARLAWLTGFTGSAGNAVVLADKTALIVDGRYTIQSAEQTDTKVVTPVRMEETPLERWIEQNLPAGGKLGYDPWLHTVDGLARLEKAVAAAGGSLVALKANPIDALWSDRPAPPTAPVKAHPAAFAGEDSAAKLVRIQKALAEAKVDALVVSDPHALAWVFNIRGGDVEHTPLPLGYSIVPREGRPTVFLAPEKVTNEAGDAIGAVGEIAPPADLDRQIARLGAARAKVRLDSTTAASALATLIREAGGTPDAGTDPIALMKARKNAAELEGARNAHLRDGAVMARYLAWLAREAPKGGLTEIDAVAALEAERLGTGLLKDVSFTTIAGAGPNAALPHYRVSEASNRRLEPGIFLVDSGGQYEDGTTDITRTMVIGLATAEMRDRYTRVLKGHVAISRLVFVKGTSGAQLDAFARLPLWQGGFDFDHGTGHGVGSYLSVHEGPQRLSKLGTTPLEPGMILSNEPGYYKEGEYGIRIENLIVVEERQIPGAERTIYGFETITWCPYERALIEKDMLDAGEIAWIDSYHAKVWEKLAPQVEGEAKAWLEQACRAL, from the coding sequence TGGCCGCTCAGGGTCTCGACGGCTTCATCGTCCCGCGCGCCGACGAGCACCAGGGCGAGTATGTCCCGGCGCATATGGCCCGCCTGGCCTGGCTGACCGGCTTCACCGGCTCGGCCGGCAACGCCGTCGTGCTGGCCGACAAGACCGCGCTGATCGTCGACGGCCGCTACACCATCCAGTCGGCCGAGCAGACCGACACCAAGGTCGTCACGCCGGTCCGCATGGAGGAGACGCCATTGGAGCGCTGGATCGAGCAGAACCTGCCGGCCGGCGGCAAGCTCGGCTACGATCCCTGGCTGCATACGGTCGATGGGCTCGCCCGCCTCGAAAAGGCTGTGGCCGCCGCCGGCGGCAGCCTCGTCGCCCTCAAGGCTAATCCGATCGACGCACTCTGGAGCGACCGGCCGGCCCCGCCGACCGCGCCGGTCAAGGCGCATCCGGCCGCCTTTGCCGGCGAGGACAGCGCCGCGAAGCTCGTCCGCATCCAGAAGGCGCTGGCCGAGGCCAAGGTCGACGCGCTCGTCGTCTCCGATCCGCATGCGCTCGCCTGGGTCTTCAACATTCGCGGCGGCGATGTCGAGCACACGCCGCTGCCGCTCGGCTATTCCATTGTCCCGCGCGAGGGCCGGCCGACCGTCTTCCTCGCGCCGGAGAAGGTCACCAACGAGGCCGGCGATGCGATCGGCGCGGTCGGCGAGATCGCCCCGCCGGCCGATCTCGACAGGCAGATCGCCAGGCTCGGCGCCGCCAGGGCCAAGGTCCGGCTCGACTCGACCACCGCCGCTTCCGCACTGGCGACCCTGATCCGCGAGGCCGGCGGCACGCCCGATGCCGGCACCGACCCGATCGCGCTGATGAAGGCGCGCAAGAACGCAGCCGAGCTCGAAGGCGCCCGCAATGCCCATCTGCGCGACGGCGCCGTCATGGCGCGCTACCTCGCCTGGCTCGCCCGCGAGGCGCCTAAGGGCGGCCTGACCGAGATCGATGCCGTCGCCGCTCTCGAGGCCGAGCGACTCGGGACCGGCCTGCTCAAGGACGTCTCCTTCACCACCATCGCCGGCGCCGGCCCCAATGCCGCGCTGCCGCACTACCGCGTCAGCGAGGCGAGCAACCGCAGGCTGGAGCCCGGCATCTTCCTGGTCGATTCAGGCGGCCAGTATGAGGACGGCACCACCGACATCACCCGCACCATGGTGATCGGCTTAGCCACGGCCGAGATGCGCGACCGCTATACCCGCGTGCTCAAGGGCCATGTCGCGATCTCGCGGCTGGTCTTCGTCAAGGGCACCTCGGGCGCGCAGCTCGATGCCTTCGCCCGGCTTCCGCTCTGGCAGGGCGGCTTTGATTTCGACCATGGCACCGGCCATGGCGTCGGCAGCTATCTCTCGGTGCATGAGGGGCCGCAGCGCCTCTCCAAGCTCGGCACCACGCCATTGGAGCCGGGCATGATCCTCTCCAACGAGCCCGGCTACTACAAGGAAGGCGAATACGGCATCCGCATCGAGAACCTGATCGTCGTCGAGGAGCGTCAGATACCCGGCGCCGAGCGGACGATCTACGGCTTCGAGACGATCACCTGGTGCCCCTATGAGCGCGCCCTGATCGAGAAGGACATGCTCGATGCCGGCGAGATCGCCTGGATCGACTCCTATCACGCCAAGGTCTGGGAGAAGCTTGCGCCGCAGGTCGAGGGCGAGGCGAAGGCCTGGTTGGAGCAGGCCTGCCGGGCTTTGTGA